One genomic segment of Pedobacter endophyticus includes these proteins:
- a CDS encoding transglycosylase domain-containing protein — MNKSLSSQEIRKYSLMIWKILIGGIALFAIFISMIGFGLFGALPSFRDIEHPKSNQASEIIAEDGRTLGTYFVQNRSNVTYKEISPNVINGLIATEDTRFKEHSGIDFKRTFTIIGYNLIGKKQGASTITQQLAKNLFPRESNLNFFSLVLTKFKEWIVAVKLERNYTKEEIITMYLNTVDFGNQAYGIKSAARVYFNTAPDKLTLTEAATLVGMQKGITMYSPTRHPERSKSRRNTVLAMMVKSEFLTSEEFDEQKEKPLGLRFNAATVNDGIAPYFRSVLKSDIKAILADPGRFKPDGTPYDIDRDGLKIYTTLNYDMQMYAEEAQKEYMKTLQAQFINSWKGRNPYKDKALQIEQGIKRSDRYKSLKAEGKTEDEITEDFNTKTEMTIFTWKGDVDTLMKPIDSVRYYKMLLRNAMMSMDPTNGHVKAWVGGINFEHFKYDQVKMGTRQVGSTAKPFTYTVAIENGYSPCYSVSNTPVTIEGYGKPYTPGSSGKPLPGAITLQKALAYSQNYVTAYLMKQVGPVAVANLATKMGIPEVPAYPSICLGTFDASVYNMVGAYGAFANKGIYTKPIYLLRIEDKNGVVLFSQKEIPKPVMSEEVAYVMTRMLKGVVTGGTGSRLNYKYKVNAPIGGKTGTTQNNSDGWFMAITPQLVTGIWTGCEDRAFHFISTSQGEGANTALPIFAGFIKKVYANPKLKISHADFEPPKSGVSIVYDCNQYQQQQEETTTELDEKLGF; from the coding sequence ATGAATAAATCCCTTTCTTCGCAAGAAATAAGAAAATACAGTTTGATGATCTGGAAAATATTGATTGGCGGAATCGCTTTGTTCGCCATTTTTATTTCAATGATCGGATTTGGCCTCTTCGGGGCCTTACCTTCATTCAGGGATATCGAGCATCCGAAAAGCAATCAGGCATCGGAAATTATTGCCGAAGATGGCCGTACGCTGGGCACATATTTCGTTCAAAACAGGTCTAACGTAACCTATAAAGAAATATCGCCAAATGTAATAAATGGATTGATTGCAACAGAGGATACGCGTTTTAAAGAACATTCGGGTATCGACTTCAAACGAACTTTTACCATTATCGGCTACAATTTAATTGGCAAAAAGCAAGGTGCCAGTACCATTACGCAGCAATTGGCGAAAAACCTTTTCCCCAGAGAATCGAACCTTAACTTTTTTTCGCTGGTACTTACTAAGTTTAAGGAGTGGATTGTGGCGGTTAAGCTTGAGCGAAACTACACCAAGGAAGAAATTATAACCATGTACCTAAACACGGTCGATTTTGGAAACCAGGCTTATGGAATCAAATCAGCTGCGAGGGTGTACTTTAATACTGCACCTGATAAATTAACCTTAACGGAGGCTGCAACCTTAGTAGGAATGCAAAAAGGCATTACGATGTATTCGCCTACACGGCATCCGGAACGCTCAAAAAGCCGAAGGAATACGGTATTGGCTATGATGGTTAAATCGGAATTTCTTACTTCGGAAGAGTTTGATGAACAGAAAGAAAAACCTTTGGGCCTTCGCTTTAATGCAGCGACGGTAAACGATGGCATTGCTCCCTATTTCCGTTCGGTACTTAAAAGCGACATCAAAGCCATTTTAGCAGATCCGGGCAGATTTAAGCCAGATGGAACGCCTTACGACATTGATCGCGATGGCTTGAAAATTTATACTACCTTAAACTACGATATGCAAATGTATGCCGAAGAGGCACAAAAGGAATACATGAAAACCTTGCAGGCACAGTTTATTAATAGTTGGAAAGGGAGAAACCCTTATAAAGATAAAGCCTTGCAAATTGAGCAGGGCATTAAACGTTCAGATCGTTACAAATCGTTAAAGGCAGAAGGCAAAACGGAGGATGAAATTACTGAGGATTTCAACACCAAAACGGAGATGACTATTTTTACGTGGAAGGGCGATGTAGATACCTTGATGAAGCCAATAGATTCTGTTCGTTATTATAAAATGTTGCTCAGAAACGCCATGATGTCGATGGATCCGACAAACGGACACGTTAAGGCCTGGGTTGGCGGAATAAACTTCGAACACTTCAAGTACGATCAGGTTAAAATGGGTACCAGGCAGGTGGGCTCTACGGCTAAACCCTTTACCTATACGGTTGCTATCGAAAACGGTTATTCGCCATGTTATTCGGTATCAAACACGCCGGTAACCATCGAGGGTTATGGCAAACCTTATACGCCGGGTTCATCGGGCAAACCGCTTCCGGGCGCCATTACGTTGCAAAAAGCGCTGGCCTATTCTCAAAACTATGTTACGGCCTATTTAATGAAACAGGTGGGGCCTGTTGCAGTGGCCAATCTGGCTACTAAAATGGGCATTCCCGAAGTTCCTGCCTATCCATCTATTTGCCTGGGCACTTTCGATGCCTCAGTTTACAACATGGTGGGCGCTTACGGTGCTTTCGCAAACAAGGGCATCTACACCAAGCCGATTTATTTATTAAGAATTGAGGATAAAAATGGTGTGGTGCTTTTCTCGCAAAAAGAAATACCAAAACCGGTGATGAGCGAAGAGGTAGCCTACGTAATGACAAGAATGTTAAAAGGCGTGGTAACCGGAGGTACCGGATCGCGATTGAATTATAAATACAAGGTGAATGCACCAATTGGTGGCAAAACGGGTACTACACAAAACAACTCCGACGGTTGGTTTATGGCGATAACCCCTCAGTTGGTTACGGGCATTTGGACCGGCTGCGAAGACCGGGCTTTCCACTTTATCAGCACCAGTCAGGGTGAAGGCGCCAATACAGCTTTACCCATTTTTGCAGGCTTTATTAAAAAGGTGTACGCCAACCCGAAATTAAAAATCAGCCATGCCGATTTTGAACCGCCAAAATCTGGCGTATCTATCGTTTACGATTGTAACCAGTACCAACAACAACAAGAGGAAACGACTACAGAGCTTGATGAAAAGTTAGGGTTTTAG
- the porW gene encoding type IX secretion system periplasmic lipoprotein PorW/SprE, whose translation MKKYTNKAFNPLFLCIALFFVYGCVANKDTALDRRFQNLTARYNYIYNSNVLLTEYNEGLLQTYVDNYERILPVYLDPEPKVKLVLTPGAPNKNLDEVITKGQTIINEKSFSNYIDDSYMLLGKANYLKGNYFIASEYFDYTAKTYKSDLKTFVMAMNWKARSQMQLNNMSVADKIIDTMLRAADDLKRDIAAPLATTAQMRIYQKRNKEAIMLLENAIRLADDKQLRIRWQYILAQLQESENDLQNAFINYTKVENSNAPFEMYFHANLQRIKLRALISGYKVDEEKALLALLKDDKNFDYTDQIYYQVGELFSKEGNYVKAEENYKKAIQKSTGNESQKALSYLKVADLNFREFKNYVNAKIYYDSAVVILPKNFPDYDNIVKKAENLQYLTDRFIIIAKEDTAQMIAKLPEAEREEKVKAYLSPKAGELVNVAPTKDQSLNNPAFPGQSLNAPQTGAGNTFYFNNNAAISNGFADFKKRWGNRPLEDNWRQSQRSSAQETNQVLAGGNVATAITPANGTDTQASDDQTSLEKKFLDSLPLTPALLAKSDQKIIDAYFEIASFYQQELNDKAEANKIYLELLRRYPDNNHLAAIYYSLHLNFKGVDENRSNEYRQLVLTRFPESKFAKTILDPSYSVKQEQLENTVINNYNTVFDAYVKKDYQSVIRQVNDNIDAFPNNNLAPQYAYLRAIAVGRTSKVDALITEFAKITAFYPDDMVITPLVRDHLKYIEANLAEFQQRPVALIDFDPNAIRFLAQENTAPTAAKPLKPENKAAAVEQPATPVTTEKPEEVKPVVPVNPSSVFSAAKSNEYYYVIDVADVTLTLSSSRFGIGQFNRGNYPDNDLAHKLVELDNDQLIYVTSFIDLEDAKLYESSITGQLKNIMKVPENLYKGFIISKENFEKLTSRQRINEYLEFLNDNYK comes from the coding sequence TTGAAAAAATACACCAACAAAGCCTTTAACCCCTTATTTCTTTGTATCGCCTTATTTTTTGTTTACGGTTGCGTAGCAAATAAAGATACTGCACTCGATCGTAGATTCCAAAATCTAACGGCCAGATACAATTATATATATAACTCCAACGTGCTTCTTACCGAGTACAATGAAGGCTTATTGCAAACTTATGTAGATAATTACGAACGCATTTTACCGGTTTATCTCGATCCTGAACCTAAGGTAAAGCTTGTGTTAACGCCAGGCGCCCCAAATAAGAACCTCGATGAGGTAATTACCAAAGGCCAAACCATCATCAACGAAAAAAGTTTCAGTAATTATATCGATGATTCGTACATGCTTTTGGGCAAGGCGAATTACTTAAAGGGAAACTACTTTATTGCTTCAGAATACTTTGATTATACGGCCAAAACCTACAAGAGCGATTTAAAGACGTTTGTAATGGCAATGAACTGGAAAGCCCGGAGCCAGATGCAGTTGAACAACATGTCGGTCGCCGACAAAATTATCGACACGATGCTTCGTGCCGCAGATGATTTAAAGAGGGACATTGCAGCGCCCCTGGCCACAACCGCTCAAATGCGCATTTACCAAAAGCGCAATAAAGAAGCCATTATGCTGCTTGAAAACGCCATCCGCCTGGCCGATGATAAACAGCTTCGCATCCGCTGGCAATATATTTTAGCGCAATTGCAGGAGAGCGAAAACGATTTGCAAAACGCCTTCATTAACTATACGAAAGTAGAAAACAGCAATGCGCCATTCGAAATGTACTTCCATGCTAATTTGCAGCGCATTAAGCTTCGGGCCTTAATTAGTGGTTACAAGGTAGATGAGGAGAAGGCGTTGCTTGCCTTGCTGAAAGATGATAAGAATTTCGACTATACAGATCAGATTTATTATCAGGTTGGAGAATTGTTTTCGAAAGAAGGCAATTACGTTAAGGCAGAAGAAAATTATAAAAAGGCTATTCAAAAAAGCACTGGCAACGAAAGCCAGAAAGCGCTTTCTTATTTAAAGGTGGCCGATTTGAATTTTAGAGAGTTCAAAAACTACGTTAACGCAAAAATATATTACGATAGTGCGGTGGTTATTTTGCCAAAGAATTTCCCAGATTACGACAACATTGTGAAGAAGGCAGAAAATCTTCAATATTTAACTGACCGTTTCATCATTATCGCTAAAGAAGATACAGCACAAATGATTGCCAAATTACCCGAAGCCGAGCGTGAGGAAAAGGTAAAGGCTTATTTAAGTCCAAAAGCTGGAGAGCTTGTCAATGTTGCACCAACCAAAGACCAGTCGCTCAACAATCCTGCGTTTCCTGGTCAATCGTTAAATGCGCCACAAACCGGGGCTGGCAATACCTTTTATTTTAACAACAATGCGGCAATAAGCAATGGCTTCGCCGATTTTAAAAAACGCTGGGGAAACAGGCCATTAGAAGATAACTGGCGCCAAAGTCAGCGCTCATCGGCACAAGAGACCAACCAGGTGCTTGCCGGAGGCAATGTAGCAACAGCCATTACACCTGCAAATGGTACCGATACGCAAGCTTCTGACGATCAAACCTCGCTCGAAAAAAAGTTTCTCGATTCGCTACCCCTTACCCCCGCATTGCTGGCCAAATCAGATCAGAAAATTATAGATGCTTATTTTGAGATTGCCAGTTTCTATCAGCAAGAGCTGAACGATAAAGCCGAGGCGAACAAAATATACCTCGAATTGTTGCGCAGGTATCCTGATAATAATCACCTGGCGGCGATTTATTATAGTTTGCACTTAAATTTTAAGGGTGTTGACGAAAACCGATCGAATGAGTACAGGCAGCTGGTTTTAACCAGGTTCCCTGAATCGAAGTTCGCAAAAACTATTTTAGATCCGTCATATTCAGTAAAACAAGAGCAGTTGGAAAACACCGTTATCAACAATTACAATACTGTTTTCGATGCCTACGTTAAAAAGGATTATCAGTCGGTGATCAGGCAGGTTAACGATAATATCGATGCCTTCCCCAATAATAATCTTGCCCCGCAATATGCTTATTTACGAGCCATTGCGGTTGGACGTACCTCTAAAGTGGATGCGCTGATTACGGAATTCGCGAAAATTACAGCGTTTTATCCTGACGATATGGTGATTACGCCGCTTGTTCGCGATCATCTAAAATATATTGAAGCCAATTTAGCTGAATTTCAGCAGCGCCCCGTAGCGCTTATTGATTTCGATCCGAATGCAATTCGCTTTCTGGCTCAGGAAAATACAGCCCCTACTGCGGCCAAACCACTAAAACCCGAGAACAAAGCAGCGGCCGTTGAGCAGCCAGCAACGCCTGTAACGACAGAAAAACCGGAAGAGGTGAAGCCAGTTGTGCCAGTAAATCCATCGAGCGTTTTCAGTGCTGCCAAATCAAACGAATATTACTACGTTATCGATGTGGCCGACGTTACATTAACCTTAAGCTCTTCGCGTTTTGGAATTGGCCAGTTTAACAGAGGAAATTACCCTGACAACGATTTGGCACATAAGTTGGTTGAATTAGATAACGATCAGCTGATTTACGTTACCAGTTTTATTGATTTGGAGGATGCAAAGCTTTACGAATCGAGTATTACCGGCCAGTTAAAGAACATTATGAAAGTGCCAGAAAACTTGTATAAAGGGTTTATCATCAGTAAAGAAAATTTTGAAAAATTAACTTCGAGGCAACGCATAAACGAATATTTGGAGTTTTTGAATGATAACTATAAGTAG
- the porM gene encoding type IX secretion system motor protein PorM/GldM — MAGGKETTRQRMINIMYLVLLAMLALNVSDTVLDAFKNINDSLDTSKNNVNTSINQLFSAFENSKLKEEPARAQPIYDKALKARAAADELDSYIEKIKKQFTTEGDGINPETGDLVNRDNQDIAQHIMINQKEGEKLKAKINATREKLIALLDPADRANVSFSLEAKDPVKKRKGNWQETYFGEGTPLTAAMTVLTKLQADTKNAEAEVIKKLFGNMDKAQVNLDQFAAVAVAPTSYVIQGQPYTAEVFLTASDSRSTPDITVNGNKLSVRDGKGTYTGATGSVGEFTWVGTIRVRQTDGQIKEYKTQPQKYQVAKPSANVSSVKMNVIYAGIPNPFAVSAAGFPLESVKASISSGSMSGRNGNYMVSVSGGQVGSEVTINVSANNGGKTINLGSQKFRVKAIPAPIAKVGGRIGGDISSVQLKSETEIEADLDDFPFDVSFKILRYKITVIKPRSEAVTIQGSGGNFTGAVRSAMNAITPGSKVFFDDIVSQGPDGRQKILPSVSFNVNK; from the coding sequence ATGGCAGGCGGAAAAGAAACAACAAGGCAGCGGATGATCAATATCATGTATTTGGTATTGTTGGCCATGCTCGCCTTAAACGTATCAGATACTGTTTTAGATGCATTCAAAAATATCAACGATAGTTTGGATACTTCTAAAAACAACGTAAACACAAGCATTAATCAGTTGTTTTCTGCTTTCGAAAATTCGAAGTTGAAAGAGGAGCCGGCCCGTGCGCAGCCGATCTACGACAAGGCGTTGAAAGCCAGAGCAGCAGCTGATGAATTGGATAGTTACATCGAAAAGATAAAAAAACAGTTTACCACCGAAGGCGATGGAATTAACCCAGAAACTGGTGATTTGGTCAACCGTGATAATCAAGATATTGCACAGCATATCATGATTAACCAAAAGGAAGGTGAAAAGCTAAAGGCAAAAATTAACGCTACACGCGAGAAATTAATTGCGCTTTTAGATCCTGCTGACAGAGCAAACGTGTCGTTTTCTTTGGAGGCTAAAGATCCTGTTAAAAAAAGAAAGGGCAACTGGCAGGAAACTTACTTTGGTGAGGGCACGCCTTTAACTGCTGCAATGACCGTTTTAACCAAACTTCAGGCCGATACAAAAAATGCGGAGGCCGAAGTGATTAAAAAGTTGTTCGGAAATATGGATAAGGCACAGGTAAACCTAGATCAGTTTGCTGCTGTAGCAGTTGCACCCACATCGTACGTTATTCAGGGCCAGCCGTATACTGCTGAGGTGTTTTTAACTGCCAGCGATTCAAGATCTACTCCCGATATTACTGTTAACGGTAATAAATTGTCGGTTAGAGATGGAAAAGGAACTTACACCGGCGCCACAGGTAGCGTGGGTGAGTTTACCTGGGTAGGTACAATTCGTGTTCGCCAAACCGACGGACAGATTAAGGAGTACAAAACGCAGCCTCAAAAATATCAGGTGGCCAAGCCGTCGGCAAACGTATCATCAGTTAAAATGAATGTTATTTATGCCGGTATTCCGAATCCGTTTGCAGTATCTGCAGCTGGTTTTCCTTTAGAGTCCGTTAAGGCATCCATATCATCAGGAAGCATGTCGGGCCGCAATGGTAACTACATGGTTAGCGTTTCAGGTGGTCAGGTTGGTTCAGAAGTGACAATCAATGTAAGTGCCAACAATGGTGGTAAAACCATTAATTTAGGGTCACAGAAGTTTAGGGTTAAAGCTATTCCTGCACCAATTGCAAAAGTTGGCGGTAGAATTGGCGGCGATATTTCATCCGTTCAGTTAAAGAGTGAAACTGAAATTGAGGCTGATTTAGATGATTTCCCTTTTGATGTAAGCTTTAAAATATTGAGGTACAAAATAACTGTGATAAAACCGCGTTCTGAAGCTGTTACTATACAAGGTAGCGGGGGTAATTTTACCGGAGCGGTTAGAAGCGCAATGAATGCAATTACACCGGGATCGAAGGTATTTTTTGATGATATCGTTTCGCAGGGTCCCGATGGTAGACAGAAAATATTGCCTTCAGTATCATTCAACGTAAATAAATAG
- the atpB gene encoding F0F1 ATP synthase subunit A, producing MDCNQVLVSKFKKVTVVFTLLIAFLSIKNDTFAQVDSAVVPVDSAVAKTAEAVSGEHATVANHGEEKFEPTKVIMEHIADSHMWHLWGHTSLPLPVILYTNGGLEVFSSAHFHHGEEDYTGKYNTYRLVDDKVMAVGSDGAVDVAASKTVYDLSITKNVAALWIAVLVILLIFTSVASAYKKREGKSPKGLQSFVEPIIVFVRDDIAKPNIGHKHSKFMPLLLTIFFFIWINNLMGLIPIFPGGANVTGSIFFTFVLAFIVLLVTNFNGNKYYWKHILLPDVPWWLYPIMIPVEIIGVISKPFALMIRLYANISAGHIIVLSLLALIFIFKSIAIAPVSVAFVIFMDVLELLVAFLQAFIFTMLAALFIGTAVEEHH from the coding sequence ATGGATTGTAACCAAGTTTTAGTATCAAAATTTAAGAAGGTAACTGTAGTTTTTACGCTTTTAATCGCGTTTTTATCTATCAAAAATGATACTTTCGCCCAAGTGGATAGTGCTGTTGTTCCTGTAGATAGTGCTGTGGCAAAAACTGCTGAAGCCGTTTCTGGCGAACATGCAACCGTAGCCAATCATGGCGAAGAAAAATTTGAGCCAACCAAGGTGATTATGGAGCACATTGCCGATTCACACATGTGGCACCTTTGGGGGCATACTTCATTACCGCTTCCAGTTATTTTATATACTAACGGTGGTTTGGAAGTTTTCTCTTCAGCCCATTTTCATCATGGCGAAGAAGATTACACAGGTAAGTACAATACTTACCGCCTGGTAGATGATAAAGTTATGGCTGTTGGCTCAGATGGAGCGGTTGATGTAGCTGCATCAAAAACAGTTTACGATTTATCTATTACCAAAAATGTAGCGGCATTATGGATCGCAGTATTGGTAATTCTCTTAATTTTTACGAGTGTAGCCTCGGCTTACAAAAAACGCGAAGGTAAATCGCCCAAAGGTTTGCAATCTTTTGTTGAGCCCATTATTGTTTTCGTTAGAGATGATATTGCAAAACCAAACATCGGCCATAAACACTCGAAATTTATGCCCTTGTTGTTAACCATCTTTTTCTTTATTTGGATCAACAACTTAATGGGATTGATTCCGATCTTCCCAGGTGGTGCCAACGTTACCGGAAGCATTTTCTTTACCTTTGTATTGGCATTCATCGTGTTATTGGTAACCAATTTTAATGGTAACAAATACTACTGGAAACACATTTTATTGCCTGATGTGCCTTGGTGGTTATATCCAATTATGATCCCTGTGGAGATTATTGGTGTTATTTCTAAGCCATTCGCTTTAATGATTCGTTTGTATGCAAACATTTCGGCAGGACACATCATCGTATTAAGTTTACTTGCTCTAATTTTCATTTTTAAATCGATTGCAATTGCACCAGTTTCTGTAGCCTTTGTAATTTTTATGGATGTTTTAGAGTTGTTAGTTGCCTTTTTGCAGGCGTTTATTTTCACGATGCTTGCTGCATTGTTCATCGGAACAGCAGTTGAGGAGCATCATTAA
- the uvrC gene encoding excinuclease ABC subunit UvrC: MSTFDHKTALTAIPHKPGVYQYWDADGKLMYIGKAKDLRNRVGSYFNSDKQQFNGKTRVLVSKIRKITFTIVDTEIDAWLLENSLIKKHQPKFNINLKDDKTYPWIIVKNENFPRIYWTRKVIKDGSTYFGPYGSIGMMHTILDLIKETYPLRTCALPLTDKNIAEGKFKVCLEYQIGNCKGPCQAYQSESDYDKNIAEIKEILNGKIGNVIREVKGVIKKASEELNFEMAHQYARRLEVLEKYQSKSTVVNSAITNVDVVSIASDERYAFVNYLKVMNGTIIQTQTIEIKKQLDESDDELLITAMLEFRTKFNSTSREIIVPFELSLADERLKFTVPKLGEKKKLLELSQKNVLFFKKEKLNQYEKLNPDLRTDRILTTMQRDLRLTQLPKHIECFDNSNFQGKYPVSAIVVFKDAKPSKKDYRHFNVKTVEGPNDFATMEEAVFRRYRRMLDEGEPLPQLIIIDGGKGQLSSAVKSLKLLGIENQVTIIGIAKRLEELFYPGDSYPLYLDKKSETLKIIQQLRDEAHRFGITFHRKKRDQGTLKTELEQIGGIGKTTADKLLKRFKSVKKIKEATEAELAEVLNKKQAATLMAYFNQEK, encoded by the coding sequence ATGAGCACTTTCGACCATAAAACAGCGTTAACAGCAATTCCGCATAAGCCCGGCGTTTACCAATATTGGGATGCCGATGGAAAATTGATGTACATTGGAAAGGCAAAAGACCTGCGAAATCGTGTTGGATCTTATTTCAATAGCGACAAGCAACAATTCAACGGCAAAACGCGGGTGCTGGTTTCGAAGATCAGAAAAATAACCTTTACCATTGTAGATACGGAGATTGATGCCTGGCTGCTCGAAAACAGTCTTATCAAGAAGCATCAACCTAAGTTTAACATCAATTTAAAGGATGACAAAACCTACCCATGGATTATTGTCAAGAACGAGAATTTTCCGCGAATCTACTGGACAAGAAAAGTAATCAAGGACGGCTCAACCTACTTTGGTCCTTATGGCTCGATTGGGATGATGCACACCATTCTCGACTTGATTAAGGAAACTTATCCCCTAAGAACTTGCGCCCTGCCGTTAACGGATAAAAATATTGCCGAGGGAAAATTTAAGGTTTGTCTGGAATATCAGATCGGCAATTGCAAGGGGCCTTGTCAGGCTTACCAAAGCGAAAGTGATTACGATAAAAACATTGCCGAAATTAAGGAGATCTTAAATGGGAAAATAGGCAACGTAATACGTGAGGTGAAAGGTGTAATCAAAAAGGCATCAGAAGAACTGAACTTCGAAATGGCCCACCAATATGCCAGACGATTGGAAGTGCTGGAAAAATATCAAAGTAAATCGACTGTTGTAAACAGCGCCATAACCAATGTAGATGTGGTAAGTATCGCATCTGATGAGCGTTACGCGTTTGTTAATTACCTAAAAGTGATGAATGGGACCATCATTCAGACGCAAACGATTGAAATTAAAAAGCAATTGGATGAAAGTGACGATGAGTTGTTGATCACGGCGATGCTGGAGTTCAGAACAAAGTTTAACAGTACATCGCGAGAGATCATTGTTCCTTTCGAACTTTCGTTAGCGGACGAACGACTGAAATTTACTGTTCCAAAGCTTGGCGAAAAGAAAAAACTCCTGGAGCTATCGCAAAAAAATGTGCTTTTCTTTAAAAAAGAAAAATTAAATCAATACGAGAAGCTGAACCCGGATTTACGCACCGATCGCATTTTAACCACCATGCAAAGGGATTTACGGTTAACGCAGCTCCCCAAACATATTGAGTGTTTTGATAACTCGAACTTTCAAGGTAAATACCCGGTTTCGGCCATTGTGGTTTTTAAGGATGCCAAACCCTCAAAAAAAGATTATCGGCATTTTAACGTGAAAACGGTTGAGGGGCCAAACGATTTTGCTACAATGGAAGAAGCGGTGTTTCGCCGGTACCGGAGGATGCTTGATGAGGGAGAGCCGTTGCCACAACTGATCATCATCGATGGTGGCAAAGGCCAGCTGTCGTCGGCTGTAAAAAGCCTGAAGCTGTTGGGTATAGAAAACCAGGTTACCATTATCGGTATCGCCAAACGCCTCGAAGAATTGTTTTATCCGGGCGACTCCTACCCGCTTTATCTGGACAAGAAATCGGAAACGTTGAAGATTATTCAGCAGTTGCGGGATGAGGCACACCGCTTCGGGATTACTTTCCACCGTAAAAAACGCGATCAGGGAACACTGAAGACCGAGCTTGAGCAAATTGGTGGTATTGGCAAAACCACTGCTGATAAATTGCTGAAACGCTTTAAATCAGTTAAAAAAATCAAGGAAGCTACAGAAGCAGAACTGGCTGAAGTTTTAAATAAAAAACAGGCGGCTACGTTGATGGCCTATTTTAATCAGGAAAAGTAA
- the porN gene encoding type IX secretion system ring subunit PorN/GldN — protein sequence MKRILSIAVFVVLTTLAFAQTTPTKLVPKTAPVATSGDSPLAATTTKKKLKIPPRDGFYARRDIDSTEMVPFADVREEDVFYAKRIWREIDLRDTVNSVLRSPKGRLIDVLISSIKDEELTAYAPFDSLLNEDDAFHNPMSADSATKAALGTSEVSNNKTGTVTTVVNDFNPEAFVKYRIKEDWIFDTKRSIFEPRIVGIAPLTYNETSKTWQPVFWVAYEELRPIIAHKRLINSNNDASNLSFDDFFIRRLFSSYIVKESNPGDNKIKDMITDPRERLYESERIKKSVLDYEQGLWEY from the coding sequence ATGAAAAGGATTTTGAGTATTGCAGTTTTCGTGGTGTTAACAACGTTGGCCTTTGCACAAACTACGCCAACAAAATTGGTTCCTAAAACCGCACCGGTAGCTACCAGTGGGGATTCGCCACTTGCTGCAACAACGACAAAGAAAAAGCTGAAAATTCCGCCAAGAGATGGGTTTTATGCACGTAGGGATATCGATAGTACAGAAATGGTGCCCTTTGCCGATGTGAGAGAAGAGGATGTATTTTACGCAAAGCGGATTTGGCGTGAGATTGATTTACGCGACACGGTAAACTCAGTGCTAAGATCGCCAAAAGGACGTCTTATTGATGTGTTGATTTCGTCGATCAAAGATGAAGAATTAACTGCCTATGCGCCTTTCGATAGCCTTTTAAATGAAGATGATGCGTTCCATAACCCCATGAGTGCCGATTCTGCAACCAAGGCGGCGTTAGGAACCTCAGAAGTATCGAATAACAAAACCGGAACAGTAACCACGGTAGTTAACGATTTTAATCCGGAAGCTTTTGTAAAGTACAGAATTAAGGAAGATTGGATTTTTGATACCAAGCGTTCCATTTTCGAGCCCCGCATTGTAGGCATTGCACCGTTAACTTATAATGAAACATCGAAAACATGGCAGCCCGTATTTTGGGTAGCTTATGAGGAACTAAGACCTATCATTGCACACAAGCGACTGATCAACTCAAACAACGACGCTTCGAACTTAAGCTTTGATGATTTCTTCATCCGTCGTCTGTTCAGCAGCTATATCGTTAAAGAGTCCAACCCGGGCGATAACAAGATTAAGGATATGATTACCGATCCGCGTGAGCGATTATACGAATCGGAAAGAATTAAAAAGTCGGTTCTCGATTACGAACAAGGACTTTGGGAATATTAA
- a CDS encoding AtpZ/AtpI family protein: MENPKVEDTKKKVNAAVKYSAIGFQMIATIGLLTFIGYKIDQHRNSKTNIITAIFALIGVAAALYQAIRQATR, encoded by the coding sequence ATGGAAAATCCAAAAGTAGAAGATACAAAGAAAAAGGTTAATGCCGCAGTAAAGTATTCAGCTATAGGCTTTCAAATGATTGCGACCATTGGCTTGCTCACTTTTATCGGTTATAAGATTGATCAACATCGAAATAGTAAAACCAATATCATCACCGCTATATTCGCTTTGATTGGTGTTGCAGCAGCGCTTTATCAGGCCATACGGCAGGCAACGAGGTAG
- the atpE gene encoding ATP synthase F0 subunit C yields the protein MTGSIAAIGAGLAVIGAGIGIGQVGGKAMEGIARQPEAAAKIQTAMIIAAALVEGVALFGVVVALLGNG from the coding sequence ATGACAGGTTCAATCGCGGCAATAGGTGCCGGTTTAGCAGTAATTGGTGCCGGTATCGGTATCGGTCAAGTAGGTGGTAAAGCAATGGAAGGTATTGCTCGTCAACCAGAAGCTGCAGCAAAAATTCAAACAGCTATGATCATCGCTGCAGCCCTTGTAGAAGGTGTTGCTTTGTTCGGTGTGGTAGTAGCGTTGTTAGGTAACGGTTAA